The DNA window CCGGTACTGTTTCCCCTTATCCTCTTGTTCTGTTTAATCGGAGCCTTCAGCCTGAACAATAACCCTGCAGAAATCGGGATGATGCTCTTTTTCGGGGTATTAGGGTACTTGATGAAAAAATTCAAGTATGACGGCGCCTCCCTGGTCCTGGCCATGGTCCTTGGACCGATGATGGATCAATCCCTCAGGCAGTCGCTCCTCATGTCGGGTGGCAGCGGAATGATCTTTATTACCCGCCCCATCTGCCTGATCATCTTTTCCATCGTGGCCGTTATCTTTTTTCTGCCGGTTCTTCCGCACATCAACCGAATGCGTAAGACCGTCGACGAGGCGGAGGAAGTTTAACCTCTCGTTTTCCAACACTTTAGTTGTTTAAAAAGAGAATTTTTCTTCACCGCAAAGGCGCGAAGAACGCAGAGAGAATTATCTTTGTTCAATCCCGTGAGAGGCAGGATTGAACAAAACAACCCTGGACTCCGTCCCGGAGGGCCTCCGGCCATAATTACCCGAAGGGCTTCCGGCCCGGAGGGGCCTACACCCCGGAGGGTTGCGAAAGCTTTTTCCTTTCTGTCCTCTCAACAGAAAGGAAAAATTATTCCCCCTTTGCGTTCTTTGCGGCTCTGCGGTGAAAACAGTATTTCATAAAACTAAGCTGATACAAAAAATCTAATTGGTTTTGAATACGGCTGTACGAAGCCATCGGCTACTCTTGTATCGCCGGAGGGGTCAGTTGTTGGCTCGTAGCCGGCTTCCCGGGTCTTTGGGGAAT is part of the Deltaproteobacteria bacterium genome and encodes:
- a CDS encoding tripartite tricarboxylate transporter permease; amino-acid sequence: PVLFPLILLFCLIGAFSLNNNPAEIGMMLFFGVLGYLMKKFKYDGASLVLAMVLGPMMDQSLRQSLLMSGGSGMIFITRPICLIIFSIVAVIFFLPVLPHINRMRKTVDEAEEV